A region of Lycium barbarum isolate Lr01 chromosome 1, ASM1917538v2, whole genome shotgun sequence DNA encodes the following proteins:
- the LOC132604319 gene encoding fatty acyl-CoA reductase 3-like, translated as MESRTIHQFLQGKTLLITGATGFLAKLLVEKILRVQPNVKKLYLLIRASDNNSARERFTDEVMKSELFNVIREKMSVNLCSLVEEKVFAISGDISYENMGIRNSELREEMCKEIDIIINSAATTNFYERYDVAMNVNVVGAMNVLRFAKSCGKLTMLLHVSTGYVCGKGKGVLLEKPFLMGETLNKISYLDMDVERDVIANKFKELEALNATSKEITTTMKELGIQRARLHGWQNTYTFTKAMGEMLLGHLKENLQVVIIRPTIITSTYKEPFPGWIEGVRTVDSFILAYGKGILNFFYGDPDSQLDVIPGDMVVNSILAAALAHGNQHSQEVVVYHISSSSRDPLKISNIVLFSFHYFMQNPWVNKDGKTIKVRAPMRSFSSMASFSKHISTHYVPLLKMLKFVNLVSCHCFDKTYRYMERKMHMVMRLSELYEPYVFFYGSFNDVNTERLRLAMKEINMDDVLNFDPRCIKWEDYLMYTHIPGVVKYLF; from the exons ATGGAATCACGTACAATACACCAGTTCCTCCAAGGCAAGACTCTTCTCATTACGGGTGCCACCGGTTTCCTCGCAAAgc TACTTGTGGAGAAGATACTTCGTGTTCAACCAAATGTGAAAAAGCTCTATCTTCTGATAAGAGCTTCGGACAACAACTCCGCTAGAGAACGCTTCACTGATGAG GTCATGAAGTCTGAATTATTCAACGTTATAAGGGAAAAGATGAGTGTAAACCTTTGCTCTCTCGTGGAGGAGAAGGTGTTTGCAATTTCAGGTGACATTTCATACGAGAATATGGGAATTAGAAACTCCGAGTTAAGAGAGGAAATGTGCAAAgaaatagatataataataaacTCAGCTGCAACGACCAACTTTTATGAGAG atatgatgttgcaatgaatGTAAACGTGGTTGGTGCCATGAATGTCCTCAGATTTGCCAAGAGTTGTGGAAAATTGACAATGCTTCTTCACGTATCTACCG GTTATGTTTGCGGCAAAGGAAAAGGAGTTTTATTAGAAAAACCATTCCTTATGGGTGAGACTCTCAACAAAATCTCTTATTTGGATATGGATGTGGAAAGAGATGTGATAGCAAACaaatttaaggaacttgaagcTCTAAATGCGACATCAAAGGAAATAACAACAACCATGAAAGAACTTGGCATTCAAAG GGCAAGATTACATGGGTGGCAAAACACATATACCTTCACAAAAGCAATGGGAGAGATGCTTTTGGGACATTTGAAGGAAAATCTACAAGTTGTTATCATACGTCCAACGATTATAACTAGCACCTACAAGGAGCCGTTTCCTGGATGGATTGAAGGAGTGAG AACGGTGGATTCATTTATTTTGGCTTATGGAAAAGGTATATTGAATTTCTTCTATGGTGATCCTGACTCACAACTTGATGTG ATTCCAGGTGATATGGTGGTGAACTCAATTCTTGCAGCAGCTTTAGCACATGGAAATCAACATTCTCAAGAAGTAGTTGTTTATCATATCAGCTCTTCTTCAAGAGATCCtctaaaaatttcaaatatagtGTTGTTCTCGTTTCACTACTTCATGCAAAATCCGTGGGTTAACAAAGATGGGAAAACTATCAAAGTGAGGGCTCCTATGCGTTCATTTAGCAGCATGGCTAGCTTTAGCAAACACATTTCAACTCATTATGTGCCACTATTAAAG ATGCTAAAGTTTGTGAACCTAGTGTCATGCCATTGCTTTGACAAAACCTATAGGTATATGGAAAGAAAGATGCATATGGTTATGCGTTTATCTGAATTGTACGAACCCTACGTGTTTTTCTATGGAAG CTTCAATGATGTTAATACTGAAAGATTACGATTGGCAATGAAGGAAATCAACATGGATGACGTGCTCAATTTTGACCCGCGTTGCATCAAATGGGAAGATTACTTAATGTATACTCACATCCCTGGAGTTGTAAAGTACCTATTCTAG